CAGGGCGTGCAGGGGGCATGGGACATGGCAAAGGACACCACACACAAGATTAATGAAACCTTGATTGGgaaggatgatgatgataatgatggtGTTCTGAACGATGATGTTGTAGAGTTGAAGAGAAGAGTTGAGAAGAGTTATGGTGACGAAGACGATGAAGAAGACACAAAACAAGGTGCCAGCGTGCCCTTTTTTTATGTCGTCTAGTCAGCAAACCAAATTGTGCCACGTCATTAAAAATTGTACAATCAGCATATTACATCGCAAGAATTTTAACGCCGTCCACAACAATTAACAACAAGGACTTTATTGACTCAATTATACCAAAACAGAGACCCAATTGAGTACTTTCAAAATACGATAACCCAATTGATACAAAGATGCAAAAATAGTAACCTCCAAAGACATTAAACCTAACTTTTATCAAGAACCACCTTTACACTTTGcattttatatcatataaaatCACAATTTCTTATTGTTAAGAAATATACAGCTTGTTTACAAACTAAAATTTAGtagaaaaattatacatttagaGAAAATATTCTGGAAAGATTACGTAGTCAAATATATGCACATTGCATCttagaaaataatgaataatatcaatactttttttaaagGTTAGTTTGGAGCATTGAAGATTTCGAGTGTTGAAATTGTAAATAAGGAAtcgaaataattattttcatatcttttattttattttcaaattttacaaatattctATTTTGCTATATATGaaatttggattatttttattttaaattattgaaattctgaatattctatttaaaagatagtttaaatttataaaatttgaatattttttataaaatatttaagttattatcataggtaaaaaaacacaaaagatgTCATAAAATAACATTAGTGATGTCCAGTGAAAAAAGCCTATAAGCatcgttaaaaaaaaataaaattattacatactTTAAATTGAAAGATCTTGTAGATATCTACTAAAGAATAATTCTATTAATAGTGGTAAAAAATAATCATGACAATCAATCTTTATTTATTAGAGttaacatcaattaaaaaataattgtgtcAATTTGAGAAATAAATCTGACATACATTTCGATTAAGAATTGTTAAGAAATAACTTTAAGTAACATTATGTGAAAATAATCTTAATCaatgtcaataaaaaaattagtcatAGACATAAGTCTTAAAGCTTAATCCATAGTCCTGCATTAGTGTCTATTTATAAGGGCAAAAGTTACTGAATTATGACACTAATCACTCCAATACACTAATTATGACAATAATCTGTACAACATTTCAGTGAAAAAAGTTACTGAAATGTTGTACAGATTTTTCCACTGAAACAAATCCAAACCAAACGACTTTTGTACCAAATTATACACTAAGTAGAAACTAGACAACCTTTGATAGACTTATTCAGTGAGCCaaacttcaaaaataataaacacataataaagaaatatgaaatCCATATCAGTTATACTCATCAAGTGATAATATTACTTGTACAAAAATGCAGAAAGACTAATGCAAACACGGATGACATGCAAATGGTGGATAGAGGAATTCCGTATTTTCCTCTGCTAAACAATCCTTTCAAATATGGCCAGTAGCACACTACCAGATATGTACTACAAATCATCTCCCCTACTCCACACCCATTTCCAATAGAAGCTGGTTGCAACCCCAAAAACACTATCAACATAGCTGTCAAATGCACCAACAAAATGGTGCTGCCTACCACAAAAACTGGGGACTCGTCGAACGTGAACCTTCCAGCATCTGCATTGTTTCCGTCAGCACCAGAAGCAGTGTGTTCCTTCTCTGTTATTTCAAACACAGTATCTGAAATCCTTGATAGCTTAAGCATAGCACTCAAGAATCCAATAAACCATGCAGTCGTCGTTCTCATCACACACATTCTTTGATTGTTCCACCAATGTGTTATAGATAACCCAATTGTGAGGTACTCTGATAGAGTATGTATATTGTAAATCACAAAAACAGAAATTGCAATCCAAAGGACAAGTCcctgaaacaaaaagaaaattaatctaTTGTCTAGCATAACAtataataaaggtttaatagccaattttgtcctcagtttcattgacaaatctcaatttagtccctcgttttaaaagtgattgaaatggatctttactttcaaaattttgaatcaaattagTGCCTTCagtcaaacaaacaaacaacgTTAAGGGCTTGATGATTTGGcagaagagatattattttatagatatatcttTTATGCTAAATCATTAAACCCTTAGGACCATTTGTTTCTGTTTAACAAAAGGGActaatttgattcaaaattttgaaagtgaggacccatttcaaacacttttaaaacaagagactaaattgagatttgtcaacgaaactgaggacaaaattgcctattaaacctataataAAACCTTGCCGTTAAAACTGCATTGGAAATTGAATCAAACCTGAGGAAAGATGCTGGTGTTGGCAATCATGCAATATGCAATTAGAGCAACATAACAAACTAGGAATGCACCACGTAAGCCCCAGTTGGTAAGCCAAAAATAAGACAAGCCTGCCCTGAATTGGACCTTACCAAAGAGCATGCAAACAAGAGGAGAATGCTTCCCAAAAAAGACTACTGTTAGGCCTGAACCCCATCTCTTTTGTTGTATAACTGTAGAGAGTAATCCTCTAGGAGCACATCCTTGAAAGGCAATTGGATCTGGGGTGCAACACTCCGATCTCCAACCTTTTCTTTGAATATTCAACCCTGTTGGTACATCTTCTGAGATTGATCCATACAACCAGCCCAACTAGAGTTTCCAAAATTGTCAAAGCTAATTAACAAAACTGCACTTTTGCAAGAAATGGTTTACTATAGtctaaaaagtatatttttgtttctgttttgtacCTTTTTACCCCAGAAAGTGCCACATTCATAGTCACAATTCGCAACTTGGTTTGCTGCCTCAATAAAGTTGGAAGGAGTAATATCATTAGCTGAATATACACTCCCTCCCAAAGCATGGACTGCTGAATTGATGAACTCCTTTGAGCTTCCAAATTGTTGCGTTAATATATCTTCTAATTTTCCTGCTGAAGATACAAAACAATAAACACGTGCTGGGTCTACTATTTAAGAATAAGAAATTTCGTGCATTTGGGTAAGACCTTTTA
This DNA window, taken from Vigna radiata var. radiata cultivar VC1973A chromosome 5, Vradiata_ver6, whole genome shotgun sequence, encodes the following:
- the LOC111241598 gene encoding uncharacterized protein At4g13230-like, which translates into the protein MDVHLKDLTFTLKKLQTKESAKDATGTMAEKGNEGAERTKQKTEEVAASTGETLNVGEKAKQGVQGAWDMAKDTTHKINETLIGKDDDDNDGVLNDDVVELKRRVEKSYGDEDDEEDTKQGASVPFFYVV